From a single Populus nigra chromosome 18, ddPopNigr1.1, whole genome shotgun sequence genomic region:
- the LOC133677914 gene encoding oleosin G-like, which yields MADRAPTQRATRPTTHNGSTFLRKLQVHIGSNSSQLVGLLTLIISGSILLLLTVITVTGSVLGLTLLTPLIIISSPIWIPIGIVLFFVVAGFLSFCGFGLAVVAGLSWVYKYFKGLNPPGSDQVDYARNRIYDTATHVKDYAREYGGYLQSKVKDAAPGA from the coding sequence ATGGCTGACCGTGCCCCTACCCAGAGAGCTACGAGACCCACCACCCACAATGGCTCTACATTTCTACGTAAACTCCAAGTCCATATCGGATCAAACTCAAGCCAACTTGTTGGTTTGTTGACTCTTATCATCTCCGGCTCCATTCTCCTTCTCCTTACAGTGATCACTGTCACAGGATCAGTACTCGGGTTGACCCTTTTAACTCCTTTGATCATCATTTCAAGCCCCATATGGATCCCTATAGGCATAGTcctcttctttgttgttgctggGTTCTTATCTTTTTGCGGGTTCGGATTGGCCGTCGTGGCTGGATTGTCATGGGTGTATAAGTATTTTAAAGGGTTGAATCCACCTGGGTCGGACCAGGTCGATTATGCTCGTAACAGAATCTACGATACAGCGACCCATGTGAAGGACTACGCCAGGGAGTATGGTGGTTACTTGCAGAGCAAGGTGAAGGATGCGGCTCCTGGTGCCTGA